The following DNA comes from Ammospiza caudacuta isolate bAmmCau1 chromosome 7, bAmmCau1.pri, whole genome shotgun sequence.
acaagGAATGGCTTTACTTCATTGACAAtatgagaaaattaaaacaaagaaaacagatctccaaaatgaaaccaacaAGAAGTATCAAAAATGCgttttattacaagtgatttgCAGAAATTGACCAacagtttaatgtttctgtaactatccagtcatcagtctccacaTGTCAGTCTTGAGCTCCttgttcctcaggctgtagatgagggggttcagggctggaggcaccaccgagtatagaactgacagggccagatccagggatggggagaacatggaggggggcttcaggtaAGCAAATGCTGAAGTGCTGACAAAGAGGGAAACAACAGCCaagtgagggaggcaggtggaaaaggctttgtgtcTTCCCTGCTCAGAcgggatcctcagcacagccctgaaaatCTGTACATAGGTAACAACAATaaacacaaaacagccaaataCCAAACAGACACTAACTGCAATGATCTCAAGTTCCCTGAGGtaggatttggagcaggagagcttgaggatctgtgggatttcacagaagaactggcccagggcattgccatggcacaggggtagggaaaatgtattggctgtgtgcagcaaagcattgagaaaggcactggcccaggcagctgctgccatgtgggcacaagctctgctgcccaggagggtcccgtagtgcaggggtttgcagatggacacgtagcggtcgtagcacatgatggtcaggaggaaaTACTCTGCTGACATgaagaacataaagaaaaagagctgagcagcacatccagtgtaggagatgttcctggtgtcccagagggaattgtgcatggctttggggacagtggtgcagatggagcccaggttgctgagggccaggttgagcaggaagaagaacatgggcgtgtgcaggtggtggccgcaggctacggcgctgatgatgaggccattgcccaggagggcaggcagggagatgcccagcaagaggcagaagtgcaggagctgcagctgctgcgtgtctgccaatgccagcaggaggaagtgcctgatggaggtgttgttggacatttgctggggctgcacatGGGGACCTGCTCATGGAGAAAGGACAGTGACAAGTcaggtgtcgcagacatttttttcacagaaatcctttctttcagatttctgcgtcttctggaaggcagaggcctcagaagagaatgtaaacaattgttatcagctgctgtggcatgcaataggatgcacctattttgattggtgattggttcatgttcccatgtttttaattaagggccaatcacaagtgcaagctagggacagagtccctggacacaactttgttatagattctttctttctattcttagctaggagcctctgcaacttctctctttattctatttagtatagtcataatgtattatatatcatatatcaataaatccagccttctgatcaagaaacaagattttcatctttctctcacccccagcgacccactcaggaccCTGTAATAGTCAGGAGAATCTGCTCTGAACCAAACCTGGGCCATTCCCTATAGCCTGTCCCACTGGCACTCACAGACCCTTGTTCCTGCTCTGGAAAACCTTCACCCAGGTCCCTGCCTGAGCTCCAGTTTTGCTGGCTGAGTGTGCCAGGAGACGCCGGGCCTGTGCATGGGGGCCCTCAaggagccatccctgccctaCTGTCCTGGGTTTGTGGCCATGTGGCAGAGGGGCAAGGATGGATATTCAGGATTTGACAGGGGAATTGCTTCTAATGCAGACAGGCTCAATAGCATCTGCATTCCAAGTTTTTTAGGGCATGGATAGCAGGAGCTGGTTTAAGGAATTGTTTTCCTACCCATACATCATTCCTAGCTCTCTGAGGTCAGAAATCCCCAGCATTCCCGCTGCACTCAGAGTTTGCCACTTAGAGATGAGAGAGGCAAAGGATTCCCTGTGGCTCAGGGAAGATGAGGGGCTGGATGGGCTGGTTCCCAGCTTCTCTGGCTTTGCACCTTTGGCTGAAATCAGAGCACAATCACACTTCTGGGTCACCCTGGGATAAACcagaccctgcccagagcagagggatccctgaaTGTCTCACCCTCCCTAAAGGTCTCTAGGCAAGGTCTCAGCACCCCCTTGTGCCAAGGACACTCACGGCTCCCTGGgcaaacccagcagcatttcctcagctctggcagctctgcccttccccgTGGGACATTCAGGGAACTcccagaggctctggcacagatttgcacccaggagggcagctcagagcttggaagggcacagcaaggagatCCCCGGCTGGGCCCATGATGGGATCTCAGGGAGGGGCTCAGctcattcccctttcccatggactgctttgcccacagccccacaggtgccagggaaGCTTGGacaccccattcccatggacagccctgcctggcaggaatgccaagggcagtgcctgactcagctgctgcaaatgccagagcctccctgagagcagcagataaCAGTGACAAtatcagggcagggcagaaccAAGAGAAGATGTTGTGGTGCTGTCCctgagagggcagggcagagacagcCGGGCACCCAGGACAGTGttcccctgtccagctgtgcctggcacctcCCACACACCAACAGcgccctcctgcccccagcactgctctcttcagccccctctccttccctgagcatctccctgggcctggacattccctcctgagaggagccttgtccctgcccgtgctcacagagcccatcccagcctgtgtgccCTGTCTGGGCCCTACAGAAacctgcctgtgtgcagggccctggctggggcaggctctgtgtgcagctgggcgagggcagctcaggagagccctgctgggccctgcagaggtgatgctgctgctgtccagggctgaggagtggctgagggcctttgggaggctcccagcagagagacTGACCACCAAAAGTTACAGTTCTGGAGTCTATGTAAATGTTCAACCATTCCTTTGATGatcctgtgtgtccctttcaactcagaatgtcctgggattctgggattacAATTCCTGTTCTGCTTCTCTCATCCCCCTGTTGTCTAtaatccaaagagaaaaaaaaaaaacccttacagCAATGTTAGAACAGTAAAGTAAAAACGGGACATTTATTGGAAGCTTCCAGGTGTCCCAGTCAGGATGGGACTCATCCACCTCCTGATTTCAACAATTTATTAAGGTTGGTTAATTAGGATATTTAACAGGAAACTCCAAAAGCAGATTCAGTTTCCCTAGTTACACACCCCTGGGTCAACCCATTGGAGTAGGTCCAAAGGCTTCTTTGCCTTCACTTTTTATAATGACTGCTCATATTCTGCTCATTCTCAAAACCCAAAATGCTCCTATATGTCCAGTTCCTAGAAGACTATATAGTATTTCAGGACTATATAAAAGAATAGGACTATACAGCATTTTAGGAATATATTTAGACAGTCAGGTTATTAAGAGAAAGGTAAGGAAACATACTAGATTTAATTCAGAATTAAAGCTATATAAGAATATAATAGTGGTTTAATACAGTTAAGAGCTTAATAGAGTTAAGTAAGGATTACAGTATTGTAAATATATAATAGTAATTTAGAGAGCTacgaatatataaaaatgtaaaaagtacAAAAAACTTTTTGTCACCACCCCAACATTCCCATCTTTCTCTAAGTAGGAAATTGAAACACTCTCAGGAAAGCTCCTGACCTTTACAGCAATCCCTGGCTTACCTTCTTTGGGAAGCGTCCTccggagctgtgcccaggcaggtctggagctgggagcagccctgccccacccagcccctctcagcagcagcccctgccctgcactgggagcagctccccgggccagctgagagctgtcccgggcaggcagcagagtccctgccccagcacagcgctctgggctgcaggaccctgctctgcaggacagccctgggcacccctggctgcagccccggctgctcagccctgcagcagagcctggcaacaggagctgccttgggctgtgcctgggctggggcagcagggaaagccagccctgccctagggccacagccctgccctggagcagctctgagagtcCTCCTGAAAGGTCCTAAAAGCTGTGggatgtgccagctccaggaaaTTCCTGCAGGAATGGCAGCTCCTCTTCCCAAAGCCAGGGAATGACTGTTTCAAAGCTGGGCTGATTTCTGCTCTAGTGAGCCCtgagtgagctctgctctgtgctcccagcccaggctgagtttaacccctctgtgcccctgcgctgtgcctggggtggctgcaggcagtgccccagccctgctgggctgtgcacaggagctgctcctgggcagagctgtctctctgcagcgctgcccttgccaggagctgcctctgtgccgGGAGCCtctctgcaggtttttcaaaggactttgggtttggcgTTTAACTTGGAGTCTCTgggaggtttgtgcaatcatggcctccaacTATCcgctgtaattagtccctggagaggctttgtcgGTAACAACACTCAttggggctcattaatacttcaGGGTACTTTAGTTTTTTCAAGgtatttggtgtttcccttttgatacaggCTCTGTGAGAGCTTTGTacaatcatggccccaattatctgctttaacgagtcccttgagagctttgtactgacacccAGTAGTGCTCATAAAtactttgagatactcaaggtttttaaggtactttggattttcctttctacATTGAGTCTCTGAGAAGATTTCATGCCATCCTGGCGTCCAATactctcctccaaggagtcatgaggagcctgtgttggggATGGACCTCAGAGGGACACATTCATGCCTCAAGacactttgggttttttgtccGTCTTTCACTCgtggaaaggtttgtgcaatctcctctcaggccctgaggtttcagggctcagctccaaatgCACCATGGGGCTAATTATGATCAAGTACATGCTTACAAACCAtggttttgctttgatttcCCTCTACTGTAGTGCAGCTCACTAGGAAGTTCTTTTTCTATTGttacagagaaatatttcaaatagcTTCCAATAAATCCATATTCCTGTTTTAAGGGTGTATGGTTCTCTTTAGAGAAGAAATGATAGCAGCATTCTGTGACTGATAGACCCAGGGGCTTTCCTAAGGAGGTCTGGCCTGCTCTGAGAAGCTGTGTCTTGAGATCTGACCCAGTGTGGAGAGCCTTGCTCCACATTTCCAAACCCATCCTGTCTCTCCTCACTCACGTGGGGTCAGCTTATCTTGGAGAACTTGCTGCACTCAAAgtggggtttttcttcttttattttagtaatCTAAAACTCCTAAGCTCCCTGTTGAAAACAGACACCCTCCTCAAGTGTGTGCcaagcccaagctgccaccaagaccactccagacctgccctgggccagctgtgaggatgTGTGGAGGCTCAGAGCCCTGCCATCAGAGTCTCAATCCCCTAGACATGGAGGACTGGTTCCAGATAAGAGGAATAGGCTTTCAGGTTAGGGTGAGATGCTTTCTTCTCCCATTGATCTTTGCAGACACATGATTCATGTCACGTTATGTTACCCCATTGGCCCATTGGCCTAATTATCCTAGTTCAACTCCTATTGCCCACGTTTGTTTAGCCCTAGAATgttctccctctgtccctccacTGGCCCTAGTTTGCTGCATTCCTCCACCCTTGTTTCCTATTGGCTGACCTGAGCTCTGACCCCTCCTCTGcaccattttcccccatatCCATTGGACTCTGACTCTCAGCTCCACCCTCACTACCCCATATAACACCCTGTTCCCTCAGCCTACACCCTGTCTTCATCCCTGGACCCTGTTCAGCTGTGTACCCTGTTCCTGTACCAATAAACCCAGTTTGCAGGAGATCATATGAAAACCCATCCTGCCTGTTCTGTCAGCTTTCTAAGATAGCAGTGAGCTTTGGGCTCATGAGTGCTGGATGCTACAAGGGCCTCAGTAGAGCAATGATGCTACACATGGCACCCAAACAGGGACATGATTTGTTAAGGTCCCCGGTAGCATCTCCAGCAGTGATCCTGCCAGCCAGATGTCACTGGAAGCTGTACCCCTTCAGGTCAACCACAACGCTGAAATGAGACTTGAGTTTTATTGAATCTCACTGAAGAAGAAGTCAACAATCCCCTCAACATCTGTGGGACCAGCTTTGCTGACAGCCCCACAGGCCCCACTTTGGCTGAAGATTGTGCCTGTGAGACTGAGAGTGAGTGACTGAGTGGCAGAGAGCTCCCAGGGGTTTGGGCTTTtgattttctgttcctgtggATGGGCATTTCCTCTTTCATTGGGTGCAGCTATGGAAAACAATCAGTTCCAAGCTGCAAAGGATGTTTTTGTTAAGTTTTGGAGAGTTTTAAATTTTGAGGGGAGTTAATTTTCTGAGGGGAGTTTAAAAGGTATTGTTCATGGTTATTTGAGGAGTTTCCTGATATCTCTGTTGATTCTATCTATCAGTTACTGTTTTGGGATGCTGTTGGGAAAAAGCTTTATATTTTACAAACACAAGGGGTTTTAAAAGTTGGGAAATTGTATCTGTTGTTTCATTCAATTTATGGGATCATGTAACGAGTTCATGGTTCCAACCCATTGTCCTGGTTTATTCAATCCTCCCACCACGTTCCCGAACCCATGTTCCCtgagaacaggatgggagatggaGCCCGCCCTTTGGCACAGACAAGCCATCTGCTACCTGTCATCTCCCCTCCTTTTCTGTCCTCTCCTCAGGGTGGTAGTGTTagcgttcaaaaacacataatcacggagcgattatatgcggtgctttttattaagagctctgggaatcggggtatattcaacccaaatctgactccgaccatacatctgaaatgatcatgttttatactctatcgttacataactttcatgttaattattaaacttatattgttctattgtatacataaatttagcccctctctgaatttccaacatagtttctcactattcttcttatggttatataataattacatttaattactaaacaatcatcacatctaataattatataatttatcatactgcttacgcaggtgcagttggtctgggaaagcacaaagcctaacattttagattctatctttaacttttccagggttccactatcAGTAGTGGCCATGCTGCCCTGACATTCCTTCATCTCCTGATCCTAATCCCCCTTCCTATAAATCACAAGATGGCAATGCTCCTGTTTGAGAGACCAGCATTTTAGATTCCCTTCGGCCTTCATCCCCATTTCCTGCCTTTGCTCCACATACCTCCCCTGTGACAGGCCCCACCTTGATGTTGAGTTCCGACCCTGGAACTGGACATGGGACCAACTGGAAGGAAGCCATTTTGGCTACCAAAGGCCTTCAACGCAGTGTGTTGCCAGTTGGCTGAATGCCCTATGCCCCTCCCAGCAGACCTGCTTCCTCTACAGAGGAAGAGAGCGATAGCTTATCTGAGAGTGAGGATGAGCCCAAGCATTCTTGGCAGAGGATgcagagaaaagctgcaaaggAGGGGGACTGGGAGGTGGTAACCAAGATTCAGGTGGCACCTGGGCAGTATAAGCGGGGGCCAAAACCTAAATCTATTCCCTACAGATTCCCATTTAGGTTTTGGCCCCTGCTTATACTGCACAGGTGCCATCTGAATCTTGGATTCTCTACCTCCATAGGGAAATTAAGGACTTAGTTAATGCTGCAAAGGACTATGGGAGGAGTTCTCCCTATTTTAAGAATTTGCTGGATGCACCATTTACTGCCCACACGATGGTACCATAAAATTTAATAGAGtgtataaaaattatattgtcACCTGCTGAGTTTATTTTGTGGAAACAACTTTggataaataaatttaatgaaTTGCCAAAAAGTTATGTTGAGGAAGAACGGTGACAACACCTCACAATGGACCGCGTTACCAGGGAAGGAGACTATACTAGACTGCAATATCAGGCTGAAGTCCTCCCCTGGTCAATACTGGAAGATCTCAAAGGGGCTGCATGGTGTACCCTCCTTCACCTGACACTTCTACATCCAAATTGACTTCACTGACATTTGCCAGGGCCCGGATGAGAGCTACATCAAGTTTTTCGATCACCTTAATAAAGTGCTGGAAAAACAGGTAGATGATCAAAAGGTCTGGGATTATCTTATTAGCAAATTAGCTTTCTGTAATGCCATTATTGAGTGCAGAAAGGTTCTGGACACCCTCCGCCTTGTCCATGAGCCGACCATCGCTCAGATGGTTGATGCTTGCATTTGCCCAGTGGTCTCAGGCCATGACTCCAGCTTAGCCAAGGCCACAGGCCAGGGTGCAATGGAAGCACTGGTTGCAGCAAATGTGCTTCCCCACAATACAGAATGTAATAAAGGCAGTGGAAACTGTTAAAACTGCGAGAAAACTGGACATATAGCAAGACTGTAAATACAAGACTAACAACCGTTCTCATTTTTCACCCAGCCCTCAGTCCTAGAGCCATTGCCCAAACTGTTCCTGAAGCCAACAGCACTACCAGACCTTGGGAaactcccagcagagctcaaaATGACCTCAAATATGAAGTTATTCCATCCCAcctgtggtggtttgaccaggaagaagtgggaattctgggatgttgtggtcaaaccaatgggtgcttggattttcatattggcacctggggtagccagtgggttttaggaCACATCTccgagaacacacaggggttaaaagcagagcttcggcgctgggaggctctcttgggacttcgagggacgGAGGTCGGAGCTCTCCCCCGTTCAGTCGCTGccgctgggcgggggaggggcggccATGCGGTAgacctgggcctggacagacatgggagtgaggaggccctggaggatggaagggtggaggaagagccccaagagacatcggacagcctttccccccccctccccccccccccccccccggagacagatagagagagagagagtgcagtcTGTGtcgttaccttgaaattcagtaaaaaattcagtaaatatgtgctggcagcagacagcccagctgaggagatgatgggggggggggtgcagccaggagtccagccgcctggaggagtttttaaccccttttggacaatgaaaaccctacagaacattaacccttcctagacgtgTGATAAGAGTGGAGAAGGACGAAGGAAATGAACGAGTGATggaggtctggaccagagagagagagagtgagagatgttgaaagaatggagaagatggagtggcattttatgctggactcttttgtgtagccatggacagagctatgtttccgtgagatacagagactgagtccagggggagaaatgtcccagtgccagagaagattcagtgtgggtacccctcggccccagggggtatataaaatatgggggggatagatgtcccaaaggtgagaaggtgagatactgtgcttttctggaactggacaaagcatccttaaaaaaagacaaccctggaaacagccctgatccctgttgggtggtgagagcaccggaacaaggacggaagaggccaccatgacacatggaaggactccctctcctcttgggGAGCTGAAAGTCTGAGCAATCtgaagggtggtgttggacctagaattggtgattttggaggatgtattgtattgggaatttaggggggaggaggggggagagtgttttttgtgaggttttaattttcctcgtggttttttttccccttttttttttcttttgtgtgtagtttagtaattgtttgtgtgtagcttagttaataaaattttctttatgtttaagtttggagcctgctttgcttattcctggtcacatctcacagcagacaccggggagaaggtgtacccatgggggctctggctttgccaggcccaaaccataacaCCACCCTTCCATCAGTGATAGATGTCCTAGGTTACAATGTAAAGATGTATTCTATTCCAATCCTCAAGAGCTGTTGAAAGCAGGAAGGGCattgttttttccttatctcctgTAAATGGGCCAATCAATGCCTTGCCATGTGACTCAGAGATAACTCCCTCTGGGAGCCATTTCTTGACCCACCCCATGACTTATAGAATGATTTTAGCtcattgtgagatgctccgccTAGTGGGGAGGAGCTAAGCATCCCCACCCGGATAtaatctgggatttgggacaaaACAAGCTGCCTTTCCATTGGAtttcccagggaacagctgccatttccattggatcttcagaggaagactacaccctactacaggatcactgctccaACATAACCACATCTGccactccaggaggactgcagccaccattccAACTGGACTGCTAacaacaccctgaccaacagggtgtcaaGTTGTATTCTGACTTTATCAAtgattttcttttgtattattgaatgcattttcttttttttttttcttttcctaataaattgtaattctgacttggagtctctcactggttttgcttttaaaccagaaaaaatggaaaagcctGAGCAGATTTCCTGAACAACAAACCCAACTCGGGAGCCACCTGCTCAGTCCATGCTACCTGGAATGGTGTCACCTTTCTACGAGGGACAGTGTGAGGAGAAATGATCTCTGGCAGCAGAATTCTCTGAGTCTTGCAGCTgaattctctgtccctgtcctttccctg
Coding sequences within:
- the LOC131559644 gene encoding olfactory receptor 14J1-like, translating into MFFFLLNLALSNLGSICTTVPKAMHNSLWDTRNISYTGCAAQLFFFMFFMSAEYFLLTIMCYDRYVSICKPLHYGTLLGSRACAHMAAAAWASAFLNALLHTANTFSLPLCHGNALGQFFCEIPQILKLSCSKSYLRELEIIAVSVCLVFGCFVFIVVTYVQIFRAVLRIPSEQGRHKAFSTCLPHLAVVSLFVSTSAFAYLKPPSMFSPSLDLALSVLYSVVPPALNPLIYSLRNKELKTDMWRLMTG